TCACTTTACCCGTTGGAAGTGAAAAGGTTTTACTGAAATTGATTTATGACAAGATACGAGAACACTCTCCATATAGGAGGTTGAGCAACATGAAACAGGGAAGATCTCCTAAACTTTTTGGATTCTGAAATATTATGACACATTCTTTTTATGATGGTGGTATTGGGgctagattgtgtgtaccttgACTAATTTCATATGATATCTATTACGTCCTACCAATACAGGTGTCAAGTAAATTTTTCCCCAAGGCTTGGGCAGATGGGAAGATATCCCCTAGGTTTTTTGTTTATCTCTAATGGAATTCGAAACTGAAACCTCATGGTTCTCCCCCACTTCATTAAGAATAACATAATATTCTTCGGTCTTTTataggagaaagaaaaaaaagtcaaCAAAACTTATAGAgcattaagaaaaaaagagaggactTACACTTCTTCAAAGTGAAGTGcacaattttcaaaaataaaaggtTCAACTAACATGTATGAATTCAGTACTTGTAACATCAAATTGTAGCTTAAATGACTAATTTCAAACATCCAATAGCCAATAATGACAATTTTAATTGAAGCactcaaaatgatcatcattaAAATCTAACTGAACAGGCCATACAATGGTAACTCCAATGTAAATTGATTTTCAATTCCCAATTTGTCAACCATTAGAAAACTAATTTGCAGTATTCAATTTCATATTAGAttgtttaatatttataatatgatGATTTGGAAGAAACATGAAAAATGCCCCCCACCCCGACACACATTTATCTATAAAAAAAGGAGAATAGAAGAGAGAAGCAAAAGAGAAGCCTAGACTCAAAGTAGAAGAAGACAACTCCCATACAAGAGGAAGGAGTCATTCTTTTAAGAAGCAAATACCGACTTTTTGTAAGACTGAAAGCGTTTTGGAGGCTCCTGAATTATAGCAGCAGTATCAGCACATATGAAGGATCTCTCAGTCTGTAAACAAGGAAGAACACAGAAGAGGTTAAAGACTTGCTTTATACCAAATTCCATCACAAGAGCAGAACTGAGTGCCTCAAAAAGCTGGAGATTAGTAATACTTTCTGTTGTATCTCAAAATACAACTGAAAAGTAGGATTAAGTTCAGATAAATAAGGCTGCAATGCTGTGCAGAATCTGATAATCTGTTGCTATTTTTTAGGCTTTAGTTATGGAGATAATCTTAGCTTATTTTACTCCTTTTCTTTAGCTTTTGCAGTTATGAATTCATGTATTTATATGGCAGTCAGTATTTCAATAAAGAAGCAATATGTCTGAGCaatttgttctttttctttctctgtcGAAATCTGTTTTATCTCCTACAAATTTCCACTCTAAAATCACATAAGTAACACCTAAATAATATATGCGAGATTCTATGTAGTATTTTCCAAGATAGAAGGTGAactaagagcctgtttggattggcttttggcttatttttatcattttagcttaaaatcaaGTGCTTATAAGTACTTTCTTGATTTACCCAAACACTAAAAAAAGTGCTTAAAAGTTATTTGGACTTAAAagcacttaaaataagtcaatccaaacagactCTAAGAAAACTTATATTAGAAATTCCTAGATAAGAGCGCCTAAAATGCTTTAGAGTTTAGAAGGACTTGTTTAGTAAATAACAGAAATGTATTATAAAAATCATGATTATTTTATCTGACAAGGTTCCCTGTTTGTTTTGCTACGGATTCATTGGCAAGATCTCCATAggatattcattgacctagagTACCAAATTATATGCATTAGCAGGGTCTTCACATGATTGGTCGGCAAGGAAATCAAAAAAAGTGTTGTATAATTGGGATTTTCAGAGAAGTGAAATAAAAAACTTAAATGTTTAGCTGCAAACTGCAATCACCCATCTAAAGGCTGACAAAATATATTGACAGATAGAAGGTCGAATGAGATTTTTCTTTGGACGAAATGtccgaaagaaaaaaaaaacagtaaCGAATCCTCAACAAATAGACAAAAGATTGCTGCAAATCCACTACAATCAGAACTAATAAAAATCAAAACCCCAAGAAGTGCTAAGGTTAGTTATGAACAATCATTTCTCTGAAGCCCCCTCCCACAAAAAAGACACATATAAACTCAACAAAACTGATAGGAAACTGCAAAAGAAATATAGAAACAAGGTTAAATACAACGCATGATGAAGATAAAATGTACCTTCAAAGGAAGATTAGTCATCGAGTCAAGCCAAGTAATTGTCCCTGCAGAAAAACAAAGAGGGTATGACATTTACTTATAGTCACTTCACAGTAATCAttacataataataaaagataGGACAACAAAGGCAGACCGGGATTAGTTGGACGGATCAAAGCATAGGTGTTAAGTTCGATAGATAATCCATTAAAAATCACAAATCTAAGTCTTCGAACTCTCCGCTTCTTAAACATGCGTTTTCTTAGGTGATCTTTCAGATCTTCAAACCTGATAAAGCAAACATAGGAAAGGAACACATGAAAACGGGGACCAAAACATTATCAGTAAATTTAGGCTCTTAAAGAATAACAAATCTAACAAGTTCAAAGTGCATTCAACACCTTAACACTTTGCAAACTGGCATTTACAGTCATCTTGATCATAAGGAATAAAACCACAAATTTTGGAAATGCAGGAAATTATAAAAACGCATAATTTAGTAACATAGGCACGAAACACACCACCAATCAGATCCCCAAATAAACAAAGGATATGTACAAATTTGAGCTGTTTAACAATGTACAACGCACATACACCAGATCTTGAGTGTCTACACAAATTGCATTCAACCCCATTACCGGATCTGGTCATCCCACCTTCATTTTATTTGGTTGTCTACATTCAAGTATTCAAGTCATCAATCAAGAATAAAAACTAACAAGTAAATTTGTAAACATCCATATCACCTTTTGAACCCTCACTCTCTCTGAATGCGCAAAATGGATGTTATCTCCCTTCCGCTTTCATCCACTAAAAAAAACTTCTCCTTGTTCAAGATTATTATTCAAATAACTAAGTAAATTTTCCAGTAAACAAAACCTATTGAAAAATGGAATCTATCCTTCTTCGATGAAGCCTGAAATGGGAACGTAAAGGAGCATTGCTGATAGTCTAGACATTCTTTATTCTATCTTTAGTATTATGCTactttatcttttttaaaaagaatgtatTATGCTTTTCTTCTTTACATTATACACAAATTGATGCAATTTTATGTCCTTTGCATGTTCAGTCCCTCTAATTGTCAAAATTCTATCTCTATTTGACTGTATTCATGTCTGCTCAATGCTACTCCAATGGAACAACCACATGGTATTGGTAAATATATTTTCCTAGTTTCATTTACCAGATTTATAATGTCCGTGCATAATTATATTGGACGATAATCTTGGCTGTCTTGTATATCTTTGCCAGTCcctcataaattatttttcttaaacaaTAGCTTTCCATCAGGATTAAAATCTGTCACTATATGTGGTCTGGTGatacaaaaaattcaaagattTTCTACTTTTTAGAAACTTCAATAGTATTATTATATGACTATTGTGTTGCctacccaaaaatatcatgCATGCTCCTACACACTGTATAAATGCCTACACATAAGGACAAATGAATCTTAAGAAAAAGATAAGAGAACTCTCAAATGTTAACAATGTAATAAACAAGAATCTGAATTTCAATCAATACTTCATGTAACTTTCAAGAAATGGAGACCGTAGGTGCAACCGTTCATGCTTCCAGCATGAAACTTCCTAAGACTACTATAAGAAGCTAGGAAAGAAAACTTAGGTGATTTGTTCTTCTTGAACATTAGATCAACAACTACGTATTAGATAAACAACAACTATACCGTAGTCCCAAATAGGTTGGGTTCAACTATATGAATCCAATAAAGCTCATTTCATATTATCATCATACTAAATCTTCATGAACATTAGATCACTCAAAGAAATATATTCACAACAAATGACTACATCATCTCGATCAGTGAAAGAAAGCATGACTATATGAAACAAGTTCTTCTATTTTTGGActcattaataaataattattaaacaCACTACAGTaagtagtgacaataaatatcaAGGTCTTTATAAAGTAACTTTACTTTTTAGATGGAGATTCGTCATTTGACTAGTGCGAACATATGAGACAGCCATACATATACTGAGCATATTAATAAACTTGAATAGCTCACTAAAATCCATGGAGAATCCTCAACagagaaatattttataaagtATACCTCTCTCCTACCAGAGCCTTGAACTGAGCAAGGTCATCACCCTCCAAACCAAGTAAATCCTGAAGCCGAAGATCTTGAATTAGATAAGAACATGCAACAAAGgatctcaaaaataaataatggtCATACAGCATAGAAAAGGGAAACATTGAACTCATCATCTGGCCGGCTTAGTGGAAGAAGCTCAATTGCAATACCAAGATCTTGAGCATCCTGCAACCATTAGCAATATGAGTAGAATAATAGTGTAATAATCATTCAAGAAGTCACAAAACAATCTCAATTTCTAGTCACTTGGAGTTATCTTTACATTAATTTACTTTTtcgtttgggacttgttttcaACTGACTAGAATATTGATATATCAATATGTGGCATAGATACTATACTTTGGCACGCTGCAGCGTTGTCCTCATCATATCCACTTTTATGACACCTTTGAGATTGCCAAAAGGATCATCTTCATTTGTAAGCAAGAGAATGCGTTTATCAGCAGTTTTTGCAGATCtggaaatggtttgaacactatTAAGAAAAAGGGTGCACATGATTTCAGgggaaaacaaaaaggaaatgAGCAAATTTTACCCTTTACGGAGAAGGGCTTGTGCAACCCAAAGAGCATTGTAAAGAGAATTTTCACGAGAGCCAGGCACAATTCCATACTTACTTCCTATTTCTTTATCAAATCTTTCTGCAAAAATATTAAACAGGTAATTGCAGCATAAGTCTAGAAAACCAAAAAATACAAGTCACACTGTGTTTCCTTAAGTCTATTCATTGACGAGACAAGACATTTAACTGATTGTATAGAGGCTGAAGCTTTCTCAGCCCACTGGCATAGCAGAAAGTTCTCAgcattattattaattaagtatgaaATAGCATCATTTTAGGGTATTCCAGTTTGCTGGTCAAATATGGACTAGTAAAGCACTTCATACGACGATTGTGAAGAGTCAGTGAAAGCGACTGCTTCTACATATATTCAAGAGCCTATGTTCCTTTAGTCAGATCTGACAAGAAGCTAGAGTTCTCAAAACTGCAAAGTATAGAAAAGCACTAAGGTCTCCAAGGGATTTAAGTGCAAAAGGGCAATTTAAGTGTGGACTTTAACGAAGAAAGATGCTAATGAAGCAAAAATTAAGagtaatatacaaatataaagaGGGAGGTCCATGGGTGATGACTGATGAGGTGCACAACTTTGTACCTTCGTGGATGGGTTGTCCTCTAAGTCTGAGAAACGGCTCatatagaagaaaaaagaaaagaagacaaAAAATGATGATAGAACAACTTGGCACGAGTCCCTTTGATTATGCGAGTTTTGACTGTAATGATGTGACGTAAGATGAAGCAATTTGAGGACCAACGTAGAATCTAGTCAAAACAGAGAAAGGTGCATAACTACACACCCACCAAAAACTAAATTAGAAACCAATATGATGATTTACCTTCTATTCGATCAAATTCTTTAATTACCCTAGCTGTTGGTCTGTCCAGATCCTCTCTTTCTGGAACATTAAATACATAAACACCACTTAGGTCCTGCAAGTTCTTTTTTTCCCGCTGAAATCACACAAAAAGGAGAACATAAGAAAAACAAATCACtaaaaataaattctcaaatttggtttttcCTTATCAAAATTTGGAAATACTAATAAGAAACAAAAACTGGAAACAGGTATTAAATAGGGGGAAAATAGCAAAAACTATTTTTCCTTGATAGAAGTGGTTTTTCACCCACCTTGTCTGCTGCACAACATTAGAAGTTTCGAACTAGAGCACATACATCTCACCTACCTAAATAATATTTGATCAAACTTGTATAGTACAATGAAGACTTGGATCCCACACGCAAATGAAAATATAAGTACACATTTTTTTAGGATAAAGTTATTATAAATCCACACAGAATTCTCAAGTTACAACCAAGGTGGAAAAGAAGGTCCAGCAAAGGTTAGCTCAGGATTCAGCTTTTTTTTGCttccttttttcattttttggtgggTGGATTGGGGGGATGGGTGATAGGTAGGATCCTGCAATGTTAGGTAGCAAAAGATACTAGCATAACTAAGATAAATTCTGAAATCATTGTAGATAGAAAAAAACAGCGATTAAGGATATTATATCAAAGGAGTTGTCACATGCACAGCTTCAGATGTACAGTTTATATAGACAAGGGCTTACAGTGTTAAAGAAGCATATAGAAACTTCATCATAAGACCTATTAATAATCTGAGTTCTGAGAGATTGTGCAATGGAATTGATGGCCACTTGAAAATGAGTTGCAGTCTTTTCATCATCctacaaaaatgaaaaatgagtGGGATTCCACATTTACAATCAAAGGGTGAAAATACTAAAGAAAATTGAGAAGatgtttttaagaaaaatatgcCTCCTGGGATCCCcttaaatttttaatgaaaataacACAAACAAGGTGCCAAATATTGGTTTGGAACCTGCTGTTAGCCCAATTAAGCCTTTCATTCCTACAGGATCCAGCCATAAGTTCAAATCACACCAAGAAGACACCAGGAATTTCGTGTGAACCATATTAACAATTGTACTTGCCTTTCTATATGATTATAAATTAGTTTATATAAGACTTCTACAGTAAAAGTTCCATCTTTATCAGCTTACCCTATCATCAAGTCTCTCCAATCATCTCTACCAAATGACTAGTTTCTTAACCATATGGTTTAAAATGCACAATTCCAATTAACAAAAAGCAATAGAAATCCAACCTCAAGGAGATGTCCCTTTCCTGAAAAAACGAGTCCTAAAAACTGAGCAAAATATTCCTCCTAGGATTCCCTTAtaactatttttctaaaattaaaaaagggATTGGGATTTCCCAAATATTGTCTTGAACCCACCATTCCTCTGAATATTTACTTTGAACCATATTGACAATTGTGCTTTGCAAGTGTAACGATATGGCTCCTGGGTGTAACTTAACCCAAAAAGCTAGCTCAAGAGGAGTATTGCTCAAATCCATATAAGCAGACTGCTAGTCGATTCCTGAACAAATGTGGGAATCTAACCCAATCTAACCAACCACCCCCTTCACATCCAGGTCTTACTAGAGAGTGGACCAAGAGCCAAAACAGGGATGGACCTAGCTCTGATTTACAATGTAAAGATATGGCACATTGAAACTCTACTCAATCAGATTATAAATTACTGTCTAAAAGAGTCTTACAGTGAAAAAGTCAACTTTATCAGTTTAAAGTGAAGTGTAGCAACGGGAAATGtccaaaatcaatcaaaaacACTAACCAAAATGAGAAAAGGTGCTGGTATAAAGGACTAACCGTTGGGCAAGTAGTGGAAAACATTTTAGGTGAAGCATCCACAAGATACACCAATAATTCCTTAGTAGCATCTCTTTCCTGCATGTTTAGTtttgatatataaaaatatcaatTAGCTTAATACTCAATCTTAACCCAAACGAGCAAGtgaaaaatcataataattcCTTATAGGATTCTCTTTCCTGCATGTTTAGTTTACCCATTTCCCGTTCCCCTAccctttatttaaaaaaaaattaaaaaaagggtAAAGGGACTTACCTTGAAGAATTCACTTTCAGGGTCATCTTCATCGTCACGAAAGACTTCATCAGGGTCGAGGTCCATTGACATATcgaagattatttttttttaacaataaagTGAAGCAGTTGAAGAAATGAAGAAGCTTTAGGTTTTAAAATGTGTCTTTTTCTGAATTACAAGCTTGTTGGAGAAGGAGACGAAGTTTAGGCCCTCCCGCCTTATTTTCAATAGGGTATTTTCGTAATTTCATTTACCCTTCTGCCACGTGGCTACTGCAACTTTATAATGAGGTACTATATGCTTGCACGTTTGTACTTTTAGGAGTTGGGATTGTGGAAATTTACAGTGCTTAGTCCTCTAGGTAAAAAGGGATAAATCCTCATATTATAATCTTTTTATTGTCCGATTAATGTATTGCAGTTGATTTTAGGGAGAGAAAGAAATGTGttgttttatttcctttttatcATGTAAAAAGAGAAACCAAAAACCAATGTTCACTTGATTGTCCATGCTAGGACCCAAATCGCAAGAAAAAAATAGACTTCATTTCTTTACATTTTGCAGTCACCTCTGTATAGGATAGGTTGCCGGATACAGATCCTCGTAGTTGGCAGGCTTTAGAAACAATGTGTTGGGCAAGCAAGATAACGCTTTGTGTTATAGGCAGTTAGTTAACTAACTTATTGTTGTCTGAAAGAATACGTCCAACTTTGTCCATGACATATTCAAATTTGCTCAACTACATCTTCCCTATGAATTCACTGTTACTCGAATGACAGCATGGTACATTCAAAGAACCATTAAGAAAAGAGAACAGATACAATTATGATATTCCACAAGAAAAAGGAATATGAAATGTTTTACAATCAGCATCGAAGCTAACTGTATGACCACTTGCAATGTGAAACAGCTTTCGACCCAAAAATAAACCAATGGTGTATAAATACTGAACATAAACTACAACCGAGACTTACAAAACTTTTAGGGCATTAATTCACCCAAATTCAGACAAGTATATGCATCTTCTGGTACccaaataaatataatacaCGATAAATGCTGTGTGCATTTACGACCATCCCTCAACCCTCACACCCTCCTAAACCAAATAGAAAGGCCACCAATGAATAATCCTAACGTTTTCATCCGTATAAAAATGTACTACACGACACTCGGAAATAAAACAATGATATCCAGCAAAGAGGCATCTTCTGACATAGAATAGCCTACTTCACGGAGACTCATCAAGACCACACAGCAAAAGAAAGAGCAGGCCTAGTTGCAACTTCATCTTCTGCCCCTCGGTAACCAAGGTACATATTTGGGATGTCATTACTCATCAAGACTCCCAGATTTCCAGAACCAGCGGACCCCTCAAAACCTTTAAACTTAGCAACTTAACTCTTTCTCAAACCATATTATTGAATGAAAGGGATACCCGAAGAACTCAGAGCAAATTGAGTTTTGACCGCCAAAAGTAAACCGGTTGACCAAAATCATGAAGCAACTGTTGCTGACGCcttttccattttttctttctctatt
This DNA window, taken from Solanum dulcamara chromosome 3, daSolDulc1.2, whole genome shotgun sequence, encodes the following:
- the LOC129883384 gene encoding ATP-dependent DNA helicase 2 subunit KU70 isoform X2 — its product is MSMDLDPDEVFRDDEDDPESEFFKERDATKELLVYLVDASPKMFSTTCPTREKKNLQDLSGVYVFNVPEREDLDRPTARVIKEFDRIEERFDKEIGSKYGIVPGSRENSLYNALWVAQALLRKGSAKTADKRILLLTNEDDPFGNLKGVIKVDMMRTTLQRAKDAQDLGIAIELLPLSRPDDEFNVSLFYADLLGLEGDDLAQFKALVGERFEDLKDHLRKRMFKKRRVRRLRFVIFNGLSIELNTYALIRPTNPGTITWLDSMTNLPLKTERSFICADTAAIIQEPPKRFQSYKNENVMFSVNELSEVKRVSTGHLRLLGFKPLSCLKNYHNLKPATFVFPSDEEVIGSTCLFVSLHRSMLRLKRFAVAFYGNSSHPQLVALVAQDEIMTPSGQVEPPGMHLIYLPYSDDIRHVEELHTDPNSVPHATDDQIKKASALVRRIDLKDFSVCQFANPALQRHYAVLQALALDEDEMPEIKDETLPDEEGMARPGIVKALEEFKLSVYGENYEEEDSNIDGKAEPSKKRKANAMKEYANYEWADLADNGKLKDLTVVELKYYLGAHNLPVTGKKEALISRILTHMGK
- the LOC129883384 gene encoding ATP-dependent DNA helicase 2 subunit KU70 isoform X1, which gives rise to MSMDLDPDEVFRDDEDDPESEFFKERDATKELLVYLVDASPKMFSTTCPTDDEKTATHFQVAINSIAQSLRTQIINRSYDEVSICFFNTREKKNLQDLSGVYVFNVPEREDLDRPTARVIKEFDRIEERFDKEIGSKYGIVPGSRENSLYNALWVAQALLRKGSAKTADKRILLLTNEDDPFGNLKGVIKVDMMRTTLQRAKDAQDLGIAIELLPLSRPDDEFNVSLFYADLLGLEGDDLAQFKALVGERFEDLKDHLRKRMFKKRRVRRLRFVIFNGLSIELNTYALIRPTNPGTITWLDSMTNLPLKTERSFICADTAAIIQEPPKRFQSYKNENVMFSVNELSEVKRVSTGHLRLLGFKPLSCLKNYHNLKPATFVFPSDEEVIGSTCLFVSLHRSMLRLKRFAVAFYGNSSHPQLVALVAQDEIMTPSGQVEPPGMHLIYLPYSDDIRHVEELHTDPNSVPHATDDQIKKASALVRRIDLKDFSVCQFANPALQRHYAVLQALALDEDEMPEIKDETLPDEEGMARPGIVKALEEFKLSVYGENYEEEDSNIDGKAEPSKKRKANAMKEYANYEWADLADNGKLKDLTVVELKYYLGAHNLPVTGKKEALISRILTHMGK